From Capra hircus breed San Clemente chromosome 1, ASM170441v1, whole genome shotgun sequence, the proteins below share one genomic window:
- the PFN2 gene encoding profilin-2 isoform X2: protein MAGWQSYVDNLMCDGCCQEAAIVGYCDAKYVWAATAGGVFQSITPVEIDMIVGKDREGFFTNGLTLGAKKCSVIRDSLYVDGDCTMDIRTKSQGGEPTYNVAVGRAGRALVIVMGKEGVHGGTLNKKAYELALYLRRSDV from the exons ATGGCCGGTTGGCAGAGCTACGTGGATAACCTGATGTGCGATGGCTGCTGCCAGGAGGCCGCCATTGTCGGCTACTGCGACGCCAAATACGTCTGGGCAGCCACGGCCGGGGGCGTCTTCCAGAGCATTACG cCAGTAGAAATAGATATGATTGTAGGAAAAGACCGGGAAGGTTTCTTTACCAATGGTTTGACTCTTGGTGCAAAGAAGTGCTCAGTGATCAGAGATAGCCTAtacgtggatggtgactgcacaaTGGACATCCGGACAAAGAGTCAAGGTGGGGAGCCAACATACAACGTTGCCGTCGGCAGAGCTGGTAGAG CATTGGTTATAGTCATGGGAAAGGAAGGTGTCCACGGAGGCACACTTAACAAGAAAGCATATGAACTCGCTTTATACCTGAGGAGGTCTGATGTGTAA
- the PFN2 gene encoding profilin-2 isoform X1, producing MAGWQSYVDNLMCDGCCQEAAIVGYCDAKYVWAATAGGVFQSITPVEIDMIVGKDREGFFTNGLTLGAKKCSVIRDSLYVDGDCTMDIRTKSQGGEPTYNVAVGRAGRVLVFVMGKEGVHGGGLNKKAYSMAKYLRDSGF from the exons ATGGCCGGTTGGCAGAGCTACGTGGATAACCTGATGTGCGATGGCTGCTGCCAGGAGGCCGCCATTGTCGGCTACTGCGACGCCAAATACGTCTGGGCAGCCACGGCCGGGGGCGTCTTCCAGAGCATTACG cCAGTAGAAATAGATATGATTGTAGGAAAAGACCGGGAAGGTTTCTTTACCAATGGTTTGACTCTTGGTGCAAAGAAGTGCTCAGTGATCAGAGATAGCCTAtacgtggatggtgactgcacaaTGGACATCCGGACAAAGAGTCAAGGTGGGGAGCCAACATACAACGTTGCCGTCGGCAGAGCTGGTAGAG tctTGGTCTTTGTAATGGGAAAAGAAGGGGTCCATGGAGGCGGATTGAATAAGAAGGCATACTCAATGGCAAAATACTTGAGAGACTCTGGGTTCTAG